From one Salmo salar chromosome ssa09, Ssal_v3.1, whole genome shotgun sequence genomic stretch:
- the six1a gene encoding homeobox protein six1a — translation MSILPSFGFTQEQVACVCEVLQQGGNLERLGRFLWSLPACDHLHKNESVLKAKAVVAFHRGNFRELYKILESHQFSPHNHPKLQQLWLKAHYVEAEKLRGRPLGAVGKYRVRRKFPLPRTIWDGEETSYCFKEKSRGVLREWYTHNPYPSPREKRELAEATGLTTTQVSNWFKNRRQRDRAAEAKERENSENNNSGNNKQNQLSPLDGGKSLMSSSEDEFSPPQSPDQNSLLLLQGNMSHPGVSSYPMTGLGGAQPLHGMHGHPHQLQDSLLGPLTSSLVDLGS, via the exons ATGTCAATACTACCTTCGTTTGGGTTTACCCAGGAGCAAGTCGCCTGCGTCTGCGAGGTCCTGCAACAAGGAGGGAACCTGGAGAGGCTCGGTCGTtttctctggtctctcccagcGTGTGACCACCTCCACAAGAATGAAAGTGTACTGAAAGCAAAGGCGGTGGTCGCCTTCCACCGAGGGAACTTCAGAGAGCTATATAAGATCCTGGAGAGCCACCAGTTTTCCCCGCACAACCATCCCAAGCTGCAGCAGCTGTGGCTGAAAGCGCACTACGTGGAGGCGGAAAAATTGCGCGGCCGACCGCTTGGAGCCGTGGGGAAGTATAGGGTCCGCAGGAAATTCCCTCTGCCCCGCACGATCTGGGACGGCGAGGAGACCAGTTATTGCTTTAAGGAGAAATCAAGGGGTGTTCTGAGAGAGTGGTACACGCATAACCCCTATCCCTCCCCGCGAGAGAAAAGGGAGCTGGCCGAGGCCACGGGACTGACCACTACGCAGGTCAGCAATTGGTTCAAAAACAGACGCCAGAGAGACAGAGCCGCAGAAGCTAAAGAAAG AGAGAACAGCGAAAACAATAACTCCGGCAACAACAAACAGAACCAGCTGTCTCCCCTCGACGGCGGCAAGTCGCTCATGTCCAGCTCGGAAGATGAGTTCTctccaccacaaagccctgatcaGAACTCTTTGCTTTTGCTCCAGGGAAATATGAGTCACCCCGGCGTCTCCTCTTACCCTATGACCGGCCTCGGTGGCGCACAGCCGCTGCATGGAATGCACGGACACCCGCACCAACTCCAAGACTCGTTGCTGGGACCTCTAACATCGAGCCTTGTGGATCTAGGCTCCTAA
- the six4a gene encoding homeobox protein SIX4a, with amino-acid sequence MSSSSGEVTISNNIKKENVKTDKRDCIKLLALDTAELSMERATSNTDAVHSELLVSAASSLAFSPEQVACVCEALQQGGNVDRLARFLWSLPQSDLLRGNESILKAQALVAFHQARYQELYSVLENHNFSPFNHSSLQDLWYKARYTEAEKTRGRPLGAVDKYRLRRKYPLPRTIWDGEETVYCFKERSRNALKDLYKQNRYPSPAEKRNLAKITGLSLTQVSNWFKNRRQRDRNPSEAQSKSESDGNHSTEDESSKGQEELSPRPLSNSSDGTMTHGVLPLQTGSLDSGVIIQQIGDIKIPPGSTSEVLFNGNLVTSNPSTVFHNGGSSYLQAPSNILFNGLNLGIQPLAFNPLRPSGGVLMGGSGVDMQMQAGQEKGLGGSSVDYASYSGCVNGAEVKLEGVYSMAAQNCGSSVLTFSSSSGALQLGGYSLVHVPSGVSNGDGTPLLNSNLGLPPLQLPSGSSSLSQGTIQMNNVAVSSSSEDSYHHQHHQDKLAMAPMHPSTVLYSMGNAGQTSIKKEPLEGGGGGGVYSYHHGLHLDPSGQLSYSSDPLTSEEVPSRQGSSSDVTTVSSSSPEPEVYTSLTVSTPLMAQIDPNGHQLQPGEYLRGHNPQPVPSSHLLGPGMNNNYMSVSESKVDASGGGVNEMVRVMCGEMEPGEEKELAKLQTVQMDEDMVDL; translated from the exons ATGTCTTCTTCTTCAGGAGAAGTCACAATTTCAAATAACATCAAGAAGGAAAATGTGAAGACGGACAAGCGAGATTGCATCAAGCTTCTAGCGCTGGATACCGCGGAGTTGTCTATGGAGCGCGCAACTTCGAACACTGATGCAGTCCACAGTGAACTTCTGGTGAGCGCGGCTTCCTCGCTGGCATTCTCCCCGGAGCAAGTGGCGTGCGTCTGCGAGGCTTTGCAGCAGGGAGGCAATGTGGACCGGCTGGCCAGGTTTTTATGGTCCTTACCACAGAGTGACCTGCTACGTGGCAACGAAAGCATCCTGAAAGCCCAAGCTCTTGTCGCTTTTCATCAAGCTCGGTACCAGGAGCTCTACAGTGTTTTGGAGAACCACAACTTCAGTCCATTCAATCACTCCTCGCTGCAAGACCTCTGGTATAAGGCACGGTACACCGAGGCAGAGAAAACGCGGGGGAGACCTCTGGGCGCCGTGGATAAATATCGGCTGCGGAGAAAGTACCCACTACCCCGGACTATCTGGGACGGGGAAGAGACAGTATACTGCTTCAAAGAGAGGTCCCGCAACGCGCTGAAGGATCTCTACAAGCAGAATAGATATCCCTCTCCAGCCGAGAAAAGAAACCTCGCTAAAATCACGGGACTCTCCTTGACGCAGGTCAGCAACTGGTTCAAAaacaggagacagagggacagaaacCCGTCCGAAGCACAATCAAAAAG TGAATCTGATGGCAACCACAGCACAGAGGATGAGTCTAGTAAAGGGCAGGAGGAGCTCTCTCCACGCCCCCTCTCCAATTCATCTGACGGGACGATGACCCATGGGGTCCTCCCCCTGCAGACAGGGTCTCTGGACAGTGGTGTAATCATCCAACAGATTGGAGACATCAAGATACCCCCTGGATCCACCAGCGAGGTGCTCTTCAACGGAAACCTAGTGACCAGTaacccctccactgtcttccaTAACGGTGGCTCGTCTTACCTCCAGGCCCCCAGCAACATCCTGTTCAATGGGCTCAACCTGGGCATCCAGCCCTTGGCCTTCAACCCCCTGCGGCCTTCTGGGGGGGTCCTAATGGGGGGCTCTGGTGTGGACATGCAGATGCAGGCAGGCCAGGAGAAGGGGCTGGGCGGCTCCAGTGTGGACTACGCCTCCTACTCCGGCTGTGTAAACGGAGCAGAGGTGAAGCTGGAGGGGGTTTACAGCATGGCAGCTCAAAATTGCGGCTCGTCCGTCCTCACGTTCAGCTCGTCCTCAGGGGCGCTCCAGCTGGGCGGTTACAGTCTGGTCCACGTGCCCAGCGGTGTATCCAACGGTGACGGGACGCCACTGCTCAACAGCAACTTGGGTCTTCCTCCTCTGCAGCTCCCCTCTGGCTCCTCATCACTCTCACAAG GTACAATCCAAATGAACAATGTAGCAGTCAGTTCTTCTAGTGAGGActcctaccaccaccagcaccatcaGGACAAGCTGGCCATGGCCCCCATGCACCCCAGCACGGTGCTCTACAGCATGGGCAACGCTGGACAGACCTCCATCAAGAAGGAGCCCCTGGAGGGAGGTGGGGGCGGAGGGGTGTACTCCTACCACCATGGCCTTCACCTGGACCCCAGTGGGCAGCTCAGCTACTCCTCAGACCCACTAACCTCAGAGGAGGTCCCCTCCAGGCAGGGCTCCTCCTCTGACGTAACCACCGTCAGCTCCTCCAGTCCAGAGCCTGAGGTCTACACCAGCCTCACCGTCAGCACCCCTCTGATGGCCCAAATAGACCCTAACGGACACCAACTCCAGCCTGGGGAGTACCTCAGGGGCCACAACCCACAACCTGTCCCCTCCTCACACCTTCTGGGCCCTGGCATGAACAACAACTACATGTCTGTGTCGGAGAGTAAGGTGGACGCTAGTGGCGGTGGGGTGAATGAGATGGTGCGGGTCATGTGTGGGGAAATGGAgcctggggaggagaaggagctgGCCAAATTACAGACAGTGCAGATGGACGAGGACATGGTTGACCTTTAA